In a single window of the Syngnathus typhle isolate RoL2023-S1 ecotype Sweden linkage group LG19, RoL_Styp_1.0, whole genome shotgun sequence genome:
- the rnf6 gene encoding E3 ubiquitin-protein ligase RNF6 produces the protein MVMDPPGGGDERRRQAERLRREEAYYHFINDLSEEEYRLMRDSNLLGTPGEVTAEELQQRLDGAKERESSQPSTEQHLPAAEPVEQQGGSGEERGSSGRRGAGSAEPGAESSNGDSLLEWLNTFRRTGNATRSGQSGNQTWRAVSRTNPNSGEFRFSLEININHDQPEAGEHADAIDAAEQPVADAVPPGSTSPPRRAASSAGTPRPSPYPTPRPALSRRMQTRRTRSSSSALSVTPPALSAPRAPPPQRRGDATHSLVPQPTSSHSDESASSARAPTNAELEQSQDNVTLSLDCPRVSPQSGSQAPAPGQEARRMRSRGRWRRVAAAWNGGIPARASRRSRSPLHRSPTRTPASSGAISGSSIHIVDAGTGSVPMETGGEAAAELAATAAEPTVESGEHESHSAGAGGSSSVRRHPTIMLDLQVRRIRPGENRDRDSIASRTRSRARVAENTVTFESDSGGFRRTISRSERAGIRTYVSTIRIPLRRISETGLGEPNSTALRSILRQIMTGFGELSSLMETEADSETPGHVDVGVMNTNASPADRLHASESAAVQADSGGQDQERVGPGGGGGEEEQVGQARLSGGAAEGRPPLPTSRDTNNLVENGTLPILRLAQFFLLNDEDDDEHPRGLTKEQIDNLATRSYGQASLEGEAGRACSVCINEYAQGNKLRRLPCAHEFHIHCIDRWLSENNTCPICRQPILAAHHD, from the exons ATGGTTATGGACCCTCCTGGTGGGGGAGACGAGCGTCGGAGACAGGCCGAGCGTCTTCGGAGGGAGGAGGCCTACTATCATTTTATAAATGACCTGAGCGAAGAGGAGTATCGTCTTATGAGAGACAGCAACCTGTTGGGGACCCCCG GGGAGGTGACAGCCGAAGAGCTCCAGCAACGTCTGGATGGAGCCAAGGAGCGCGAGTCATCCCAGCCAAGCACTGAGCAGCATTTGCCTGCCGCTGAGCCAGTGGAGCAGCAGGGCGGTAGCGGAGAGGAGAGAGGCTCCAGCGGGAGACGAGGAGCAG GTAGTGCAGAGCCAGGGGCCGAATCATCCAACGGGGACTCGTTGCTGGAGTGGTTGAACACTTTCCGGCGCACTGGGAACGCCACCCGCAGCGGGCAGAGCGGCAACCAGACGTGGCGCGCCGTCAGCCGGACCAACCCCAACAGCGGTGAGTTCCGCTTCAGCCTGGAGATCAACATCAACCACGACCAGCCAGAGGCGGGGGAGCACGCTGACGCGATAGACGCTGCCGAGCAGCCCGTCGCCGACGCCGTCCCGCCGGGTTCAACCTCGCCGCCCCGCCGCGCCGCTTCTTCGGCCGGCACACCCAGGCCGTCCCCTTATCCCACGCCTCGGCCCGCCCTCAGCAGGAGGATGCAGACCCGGCGCacgcgcagcagcagcagcgccctCTCCGTGACCCCACCTGCACTTTCAGCCCCTCGTGCGCCCCCACCTCAAAGGAGAGGCGACGCCACGCACTCTTTGGTACCGCAGCCCACGAGTTCTCATTCGGACGAGTCGGCATCTTCCGCTCGTGCGCCCACCAATGCAGAACTGGAGCAAAGCCAGGACAATGTGACTTTATCTCTTGACTGTCCCCGAGTGTCGCCTCAGTCGGGATCGCAGGCACCGGCGCCCGGACAGGAAGCGCGTCGGATGCGATCACGCGGCCGTTGGCGCCGGGTGGCGGCCGCGTGGAACGGCGGCATCCCGGCCCGCGCGTCCAGAAGAAGTCGATCCCCCTTGCACAGAAGCCCCACGCGCACGCCGGCGTCCAGCGGCGCCATCAGCGGCTCAAGCATCCACATCGTCGATGCGGGCACGGGTTCGGTTCCCATGGAGACGGGGGGGGAGGCGGCGGCAGAACTCGCCGCCACCGCGGCAGAGCCGACAGTTGAGAGCGGCGAGCACGAATCGCATTCGGCCGGCGCGGGTGGCTCCTCCTCGGTTCGCCGACATCCCACCATCATGCTGGACCTGCAGGTGAGGCGGATCAGACCCGGGGAGAACCGGGATCGCGACAGTATCGCCAGCAGGACACgctcccgggcccgcgtggccgAGAACACGGTGACGTTTGAGAGCGACAGCGGCGGCTTCCGTCGCACCATCTCGCGCTCGGAGCGTGCCGGGATTCGCACCTACGTCAGCACCATTCGGATCCCGCTGCGGCGCATCAGCGAGACGGGCCTGGGCGAGCCCAACTCCACCGCGCTGCGCTCCATCCTGCGCCAGATCATGACCGGCTTCGGAGAACTCAGCTCCCTCATGGAGACGGAAGCCGATTCCGAGACTCCCGGCCACGTGGATGTCGGTGTTATGAATACAAACGCTAGCCCCGCGGACCGCTTGCACGCCAGCGAGAGCGCAGCGGTCCAAGCGGATTCGGGCGGGCAGGATCAAGAGCGAGTGGGcccgggcggcggcggcggcgaggaggAGCAGGTCGGCCAGGCCAGGCTCAGCGGCGGTGCGGCGGAGGGACGGCCGCCGCTGCCCACCAGCCGGGACACAAACAACTTGGTGGAAAACGGCACCCTGCCCATCCTGCGGCTGGCGCAGTTCTTCCTGCTGAacgacgaggacgacgacgagCACCCGCGCGGCCTCACCAAAGAGCAGATAGACAATTTGGCCACGCGCTCGTACGGCCAGGCCAGCCTGGAGGGCGAGGCGGGCCGCGCGTGCAGCGTCTGCATCAACGAGTACGCGCAGGGCAACAAGCTGCGGCGCCTCCCCTGCGCGCACGAGTTCCACATCCACTGCATCGACCGCTGGCTCTCGGAGAACAACACCTGCCCCATCTGCAGGCAGCCCATCCTCGCAGCGCACCACGACTGA